The Osmerus eperlanus chromosome 22, fOsmEpe2.1, whole genome shotgun sequence genome window below encodes:
- the card14 gene encoding caspase recruitment domain-containing protein 14: MSTITVSTIIIGVQSSPTEPVSFSTSAHNRAHAMSSTVAEERASEHPDPKDMSEEELWELINDSRHRISLGVRPCILIPYLRQARVLTEMDEDEILSSHQLSNRSMRTSYMLDLLRTQGRNGAMALLESLMIHHPALYTQVTGLQPSIEPSGFSGLIKYSELTEYLVRAVTGMQKELQAARLEACRHGQRCSALEAELGQVMKDSEESCRLRAEQERVRRQLAAARREVTRLKDEKCDLYVRYTAAIEEKATVNLRLRDLNLKVYQLEIELRQSQTEADFERKRSLKCASSGETQKLREEVQTLRRRLLEAEEFMPSREEILAQDLAEAIDGRTELADHLRRYREENERLAKEREELLKQKECLSLETQKMSLDCAMFQQKSSVMQSQMRELQMERDHAYLSRDEAQAQIARSLGEKDTLRSQLVELQERMFSLPNWGPRRGYLDHSEERFSWESQGSSSDDPHPGSPSRPTLCRMDALNPSSFNCFNVECDETAPQNISLRSRHAEPPSPESLRRREELLYTDHSLEAAETDSLLDHEYMFLSNENDNEQALSSPATPPFNRKTTNGHSRPSAPPFLLRSRPRAMRITGRALTISFQGEALLSQLQVVGGNKTGVFVRAVTEGSAAHTVGIGQGAQILEVRYEQAQQALSMVLEDSTLEEALWALGQVQGFCHLSLRPNQDAYERLLQQMKSDGALSGDSPSGDSFYVRVNMSLPGGSGGALAVSCNDILHVTNTRPAGPSSIWLASHVHPCQLLDLQGGTLPNYYRAQRLLIRAIEDMSFQPTTRSKAERVMAREKQKVVRIVSTGRQGRNPLWVSVEDNNDKNVEEGDACAPRGCVTLMPYTLVTPHYPPVCRPVLLLPSILGRLLDSRVAEWQGFQLCKPELLSSSERAARLQRSEMLEECEPGSNRCYTLQSVERVVKQGIHCVLPLGLDCVRRLHRAEIFPIIIFIAQTERTARKLKSKLARQGWSEEKLLECCRSEEPLLDKLPCLYRSVPADSWCDSAALLAGLRTLIWEEQKKIVWVEPDLW; encoded by the exons ATGTCCACCATTACTGTTAGTACTATTATCATTGGAGTTCAGTCATCGCCGACCGAGCCCGTGTCATTCAGCACCTCCGCACACAACCGCGCACACGCCATGTCTTCCACCGTGGCAGAGGAGCGTGCGTCGGAGCATCCCGACCCGAAGGACATGAGCGAGGAGGAGCTGTGGGAGCTGATCAACGACAGCCGCCACCGCATCTCCCTGGGCGTCCGTCCGTGCATCCTGATCCCGTACCTGCGGCAGGCCCGCGTGCTCACCGAGATGGACGAGGACGAGATCCTGTCCAGCCACCAGCTCAGCAACCGCTCCATGAGGACCA gcTACATGCTGGACCTCCTCCGTACCCAGGGCAGGAACGGAGCCATGGCCCTGCTGGAGAGCCTGATGATCCACCACCCCGCCCTGTACACCCAGGTCACGGGCCTCCAGCCCAGCATCGAGCCATCCGGCTTCAGCG ggCTGATCAAGTACTCAGAGCTGACGGAGTACCTGGTCCGGGCCGTGACGGGGATGCAGAAGGAGCTGCAGGCGGCCCGCCTGGAGGCCTGCCGCCACGGCCAGCGCTGCTCTGCCCTGGAGGCGGAGCTGGGCCAGGTGATGAAGGACAGCGAGGAGAGCTGCCGCCTGCGCGCCGAGCAGGAGCGCGTGAGGAGGCAGCTGGCGGCGGCCCGCCGCGAGGTCACCAGGCTGAAGGACGAGAAGTGCGACCTGTACGTGCGCTACACGGCCGCCATCGAGGAGAAGGCCACCGTGAACCTGCGCTTGCGCGACCTCAACCTGAAG GTCTACCAGCTGGAGATCGAGCTGAGGCAGTCCCAGACCGAGGCCGACTTCGAGCGCAAGCGCTCGCTCAAGTGCGCCTCCTCGGGCGAGACGCAGAAACTGCGGGAGGAGGTGCAGACCCTGCGCAGGCGGCTGCTGGAGGCGGAGGAGTTCATGCCG tcgAGGGAGGAGATCCTGGCCCAGGACCTGGCGGAGGCCATAGATGGGCGCACGGAGCTGGCTGACCATCTCAGACGATACCGAGAGGAAAATGAGAGGCTggccaaggagagagaggag CTGCTGAAGCAGAAGGAGTGCCTGTCTCTGGAGACCCAGAAGATGTCCCTGGACtgtgccatgttccagcagAAGAGCTCCGTCATGCAGAGCCAAATGAGAGAGctccagatggagagagaccac GCCTACCTGTccagagatgaggcccaggCCCAGATAGCCCGGAGCCTGGGGGAGAAGGACACCCTGCGCAGCCAGCTGGTAGAGCTCCAGGAGAGGATGTTCAGCCTCCCGAACTGGGGCCCCCGGAGAGGATACCTGGACCACtctgag gagaggttcagctgggagagccaGGGCTCCAGCAGTGATGACCCTCACCCCGGCTCCCCTTCCCGGCCCACACTCTGCCGCATGGACGCCCTCAACCCTTCCTCTTTCAACTGCTTCAATGTAgag tgtgaTGAAACTGCTCCGCAAAATATCAGCCTGCGCTCGCGACACGCTGAGCCTCCGTCTCCAGAGTCGCTACGACGACGGGAGGAGCTCCTCTACACAGACcacag CTTGGAAGCTGCTGAGACCGACTCCTTATTGGATCACGAATATATGTTCCTCTCCAACG AAAATGACAATGAGCAAGCCCTAAGTTCACCTGCAACTCCTCCCTTCAACCGCAAGACCACTAATGG CCACTCCAGGCCGTCAGCCCCGCCCTTCCTGCTTCGCTCTCGCCCGCGGGCCATGCGCATCACAGGCCGCGCCCTCACCATCTCCTTCCAAGGGGAGGCGCTGCTCAGCCAGCTGCAGGTCGTCGGGGGCAACAAGACAGGTGTGTTCGTCCGTGCGGTGACGGAGGGCTCAGCTGCCCACACTGTGGGCATCGGCCAGGGAGCACAGATACTGGAg GTGAGGTATGAGCAAGCCCAGCAGGCCCTGAGCATGGTGCTGGAAGACTCCACCCTGGAGGAAGCACTGTGGGCTCTGGGGCAGGTCCAAGGATTCTGCCACCTCTCCTTACGACCCAACCAAGATG cctACGAGAGGCTGCTGCAGCAGATGAAGAGCGACGGGGCCCTGTCAGGTGACTCGCCGTCGGGTGACTCCTTCTACGTGCGCGTCAACATGTCCCTGCCGGGCGGGTCCGGCGGGGCCCTGGCCGTGTCCTGCAACGACATCCTCCACGTGACCAACACGCGGCCCGCTGGCCCCAGCAGCATCTGGCTGGCCAGCCACGTCCACCCCTGCCAGCTGCTGGACCTGCAGGGTGGCACGCTGCCCAACTACTACAG GGCTCAGCGCCTGCTGATCAGAGCCATTGAGGACATGAGCTTCCAGCCCACAACACGCAGCAAG gcTGAGCGGGTGATGGCCAGGGAGAAGCAGAAGGTCGTGCGGATCGTCAGCACGGGCCGCCAGGGGAGGAACCCACTGTGGGTCAGCGTGGAGGACAACAATGACAAGAACGTCGAAGAAG GCGATGCGTGTGCCCCGCGGGGGTGTGTGACCCTGATGCCCTACACCCTGGTGACCCCCCACTACCCCCCCGTGTGCCGGCCCGTCCTCCTGCTGCCGTCCATCCTGGGCCGCCTGCTGGACAGCAGAGTGGCAGAGTGGCAGGGCTTCCAGCTCTGCAAACCTG aGCTGCTGAGCAGCAGTGAGCGTGCTGCCCGACTCCAGAGGTCAGAGATGCTGGAGGAGTGTGAGCCGGGCAGCAACCGCTGCTACACCCTGCAGAgcgtggagagggtggtgaagCAG GGGATCCACTGCGTGCTGCCCCTGGGGCTGGACTGCGTGAGGCGTCTGCACCGGGCGGAGATCTTccccatcatcatcttcatcgccCAGACGGAGCGCACCGCCCGCAAGCTCAA GAGCAAGCTGGCGCGTCAGGGCTGGTCGGAGGAGAAGCTGCTGGAGTGTTGCCGTAGCGaggagcccctgctggacaagcTGCCCTGCCTCTACCGCAGCGTGCCCGCTGACTCCTGGTGTGACAGCGCCGCCCTGCTGGCCGGCCTGCGCACGCTCATCTgggaggagcagaagaagatCGTCTGGGTGGAGCCAGACCTGTGGTGA
- the LOC134008711 gene encoding E3 SUMO-protein ligase CBX4-like, translating to MELPAAGEHVFAVESIEKKRSRKGRIEYLVKWRGWSPKYNTWEPEENILDPRLLDAFQNREREQLMGYRKRGPKPKHLLLQLPSFARRSSVLSDLQETSLEEEDNRQKAEPFQTLRSQSQQYQLNSKKHHQYQPLCKEREAEQQANGKKKFYYQLNSKKHHHYQPDPKMYDGQYPPKPREVKVPEVLNRGWNLPPALQQKWVRDKDSGCLSKVKDITMELKKLPADLNGSREETEPSQVAVQVPVPEDVPPPATTPNSVSSKLKIVKNKNKNGRIVIVMSKYMENGTQAARIKNGDVETNGDQAQQEAEAQNHLMENHLQKMRLVRKLGLTNGFAKDNKEKLHDPSHSGSNGHCPVEKDDLSKMDCTVMQQDGVTGLGGISEDQSLPLTMKSNLASLPLNKGAVSMTEPRRTQALKRPLSDPEAGYEDRSAVKRCFSSRSISSPCATVSSPPQSNNVDQNGHQSQNGHREYDIMDQEEPIDLSFVRTKVVPTETQSSPPGEEKAEQPLALPAQQKEEPFPSFKPFLGNIVITDITTNCLTVTFKEYVTA from the exons ATGGAGCTACCCGCCGCGGGAGAGCACGTCTTTGCGGTGGAGAGCATCGAGAAGAAACGGAGCAGAAAG GGAAGGATTGAATACCTTGTCAAGTGGCGAGGATGGTCTCCAAA ATACAACACGTGGGAACCGGAGGAAAATATTCTAGACCCGCGCCTTCTCGACGCTTTCCAAAACAG GGAAAGAGAGCAGTTGATGGGATATCGCAAAAGAGGGCCCAAACCCAAGCACCTCCTGCTGCAG CTCCCTTCGTTCGCCCGGAGATCCAGTGTCCTCTCAGACCTCCAGGAGACgtctttggaggaggaggacaaccgCCAGAAGGCCGAGCCCTTCCAGACGCTCCGCTCCCAGAGTCAGCAGTACCAGCTCAACAGCAAGAAGCACCACCAGTACCAGCCCCTCTGCAAGGAGAGGGAAGCAGAGCAGCAGGCCAACGGCAAGAAGAAGTTCTACTACCAGCTCAACAGCAAGAAGCATCACCATTACCAACCCGATCCCAAGATGTATGACGGCCAGTACCCTCCCAAACCCAGGGAGGTCAAAGTTCCAGAGGTCCTCAACCGGGGCTGGAACCTGCCCCCAGCTTTACAGCAGAAGTGGGTCCGCGACAAGGACTCCGGCTGCCTGAGCAAAGTGAAGGATATAACCATGGAGCTGAAGAAACTTCCGGCAGACCTCAACGGCAGCAGGGAGGAGACGGAGCCGAGCCAAGTCGCTGTCCAGGTTCCCGTCCCGGAGGACGTTCCGCCGCCGGCGACGACACCCAACAGCGTTAGCAGCAAGCTGAAGATTGTcaagaacaaaaataaaaacgGGCGGATAGTCATTGTCATGAGCAAGTACATGGAGAACGGAACGCAGGCGGCTCGGATTAAAAACGGGGACGTGGAGACAAACGGAGACCAGGCTCAGCAGGAAGCCGAAGCTCAGAACCATCTTATGGAAAACCACCTGCAGAAAATGAGGCTTGTGAGGAAACTGGGTCTCACGAACGGATTTGCAAAAGACAACAAGGAGAAATTACACGATCCGTCTCACTCTGGATCTAACGGACATTGTCCTGTTGAGAAGGACGACTTATCCAAAATGGACTGTACTGTGATGCAACAGGATGGGGTCACAGGTCTAGGGGGGATTTCAGAGGATCAGTCCCTGCCCCTGACCATGAAGTCTAATCTGGCTTCTTTGCCTTTGAATAAGGGAGCCGTCTCCATGACGGAGCCTAGGAGGACTCAGGCTCTCAAACGTCCCCTTTCAGACCCAGAGGCGGGTTATGAAGACCGGAGCGCTGTTAAAAGGTGTTTCAGCTCAAGGAGTATCAGTTCCCCATGTGCCactgtgtcctctcctcctcaaagCAACAATGTGGACCAAAATGGCCACCAGAGCCAAAATGGCCACCGGGAATATGACATAATGGACCAAGAGGAGCCCATAGACCTCAGCTTTGTAAGGACCAAAGTGGTCCCCACAGAGACACAGTCTTCTCCTCCTggggaggagaaggcagagcaGCCATTGGCTTTGCCCGCACAACAGAAGGAGGAGCCTTTTCCATCCTTCAAGCCATTCCTAGGGAATATAGTCATCACAGATATCACCACAAACTGTCTCACAGTGACTTTTAAGGAGTATGTCACAGCATAA